gcatttgcggtttcctcgttaacaaaacttctagtatccgtgttatttattttccgcactatattttatataatagaaataatacaggttgtgcgttcgtgatcatcaattggaaatccaacctttggttgttgattgatattgattgatccttggacatcggtctttggtatcgtccaagttatctatctttgataaggactcgcagatttctatttgcttgagtaaagatcaaatcgagagattgagatattaactccttgagatactttttatctagattgagtctgactgtctagttgattctctatcaaagtatttcggagttagtccatacagatttctaagtgaaatattgggtggtgttgttagacccccgctttttcaatggtcATGTTACCTTGACCTACCAAGGTTGTCCCTTAGGATTTCAAGGAGACGGTCCCACattctttcataattttgacctaattatctctcaattgttcatattgggtccaaactctctccgaccaacttgggactcgctcaatcgaacgtcagctggtcccacaaccaccaagggccAGTTTCAtaatcccttggtcggtccctcatctctcaataactaggttttactacctaacgctcacacgagcactattttaataaaggggtgggatccgttgacatggttatattgacatagtATTCACATTTTAGTGCCATTTTTTCTACTGagcccaaacgacaatgaatttgaagttaattttttggtgacatgttcctcatataaaactctacattcctaccaaaaatgagagtattccaAAATAGGAAACTTcatcatccacaaattttaatttcaaccgttaatcttcaatGGTTAATATTCAAAATCATAGATGGTGGTTTTATACATCTCGGAATGATCTCATTTTATCCGGTCCAAACACTAattattttatgttgatccagcaatcaatatttgGGTTAAATATATAATAtccggtccagctaccaatattttaattggtCAAGTTACCAATAGTTCATAAaaggagcaatatttgctcagatgctcaaatattgatcaactatcaatattcattaatttatcaaatgagcaatactttctaagatgtcgaatgagcaatactttctcagatgctcgaatattgattcaactatcaatattcagtaatttagcgaatgagcaatacttgctcagattttcgaatattgatccaactatcaatattcaacaattcatcatacgagcaatattagCTCAACAATATTTACTCAGAATATCAATATTCattatattgattcaactatcaacatcatCCATTCGAGAACTATGTGTCCCAGCAGAcatattcaattcatgaatcctagagcattcaacaatcatgctcgactgaacaatacttagactcaccgtctaatcaagtcaacaactgactaatcaaatacacttctgctttgcagactccacgttcgtgagacatcaatcacgtcgcatggtggatattaattagggttttggtctggcggcctacaacacgtgtgttcatccacgatgagaaatgtgagtaagccgtgcaagcagttgagggagttagcaaagtagtgggtggaaaatcaaccaagtcttcgcacgacctggaactggttaaactacgatttcccactctttcactcgagcaaccgtcacactaactggagatcaatgtgtctattattctggaaatataaataagtctctgaatccacgattgaacagcagaagaattctgatccgagcaatcactctcaagaattcaatcaatcgaccggaacttattcgaactcaacagttcacagaaaactggcAGAAACCTTAAAaatattcacaatccttgatgatcattgatctcgcacacttctcagcttccctcctacagatcaaccctcttccctctttgtgaccgaattgactctggaacgaccattgtcttggtttaggccagagtcctatagattgatctgtcaaactcaaagcactcccgtgcagtgcatctgtttgaggaaaggcagttttctcggttgaggagcctcCATCCACACGACCGTCtctccattccctaaaaaaccagcaaatcgtttttccccatcaacagttctcatagaagtatacatgacacaattgaagcaaaatcgattttgattcactcgaatcaagtcatgaacattatagccacggtttgcaaaagattgcattccttattatattagGTACATTAATTATATACCCCTAGTTttaacacccaataaatatacccttatataacaataaatatacccctatTATTTAAAAACATTATCCATTTAAAAATAGATTACcataataccctcacccatatgatatttttatttattttaaaatacaacaaatttctttctctaccacttcaccaccaccatcaccattctACCACCACTCACatgtccaccaccaccaccactaacattcaactaccattccaccaccaccgcacAATGACCACCACGTACCAAGCCACCACTACTCCACCACTGCCGCCAAAACACCACCATCGCCACTCCACCACCAGTCCGCCACCATCGTCGCCGCTGCCACCACTTCCcttggtgtcaacaaccgaatttgatcaaaaagaaaatcaaaaaaaataaaataatatggtGTCAACTATCGAAGTTgattccaaaaacaaaaatcagaaaataagaagaaaaaaaatggtatcAACATCCGAAGTTGACATCATAATagggtgtcaacaaccgaagttgatcccaaaaacaaaaatcaaaaaataagaagagaaatgaaaatggtgccaacaaccgaagttgatcccaaaaacaaaaatcataaaataagaagagaaggtgtcaacaatcgaagttgacatcataatatggcgtcaacaaccgaagttgatccgtAAACTAAAAATTCAGAAAACGTTCAAATTATGtatgtatcaacaaccaaagttgatccaaaAATATAGTGTCAACAGCCAAAGTTGATCCTAAactatggtgtcaacaaccaaagttgatcacaAAAAATGATGTACTAAAATTAGAGTGAACCtggcgtgaatcgaacacgcattTTCTGACCTAGAATCAAGTGTGCTACCATTACACCACAAGTTCAAGAAATACCTCTAGGTTGCTACGACCAAAGCTACTTTCTCGCCATGCCCTCAAATCTGGTTATTGATCCCAAGAAAATTTAGTAACAGGGAGTAATGATTGATAGATATGGTCATCATGGCATACTAAAAAACACACATTACCTACGCAGTATATAAAAATGTGGCACATATGCATTGTTAGAGGTTACAGCCAACGGAAGACAGGTTACAGCCAACGGAAGACGCCTTTGTTAATTCTAGGAATaaagaaacaaacatagacaaTTATAAAGAGCAACATGTGAGAATCTAGCTTAATAAATGACAATAAAAAACTGATGGTGACGACATGATTTATCTACAACATATTTGTAGAATAGACTGAGAGATTTTTTGATAAGTGGAATAAATCTCAAAAAATGTACACGTTCATTAGCCCCAACTCCAGACCCCAACCAATTCCACCTCTTCCAGTCCAACAACTTTACTAATACCACCACTAGCGTACACGCTCTCTCGCTCCAACTTTAGGCCCTAACCAATTCCACACCTTCCATCACCAATTACAATCATTCAAACCAAGAAGTAATATAATCAATAAACGTGTAACAATCCACTGCTAAGCACCACTACACATGCTTCTACACTTCTGTGAAACACTACCATAAAGAAAAATCAAGTAAAAATATTCCTATAAATTCTACTCTATGAGACAGTACAATATTAAAATCAAGAACTGAAGAAGAAAACAGTCAATTATTTGCATAAATTATTGATCTGAAAAAAAATAACTAATCATACCTCATCCGCCACCACCACACCGACAAATCATACCTCCTCCGCCACCGCCAGCACCAATTATCCTCCACAATCAATTATCTACACCTGTAATGCTCCATTACCGCCACAACAACAAATCatacctcctccaccaccaccatcatcatcattaatttttgaattataaaattaccagaaatcaaaacctaaaacctaaaacctaaaaatAGAGATAATACCATAATATCGAAATCAATCAAATCGATATAAAACACGGAttcaatctgaaaagaatcatgtATACAAACacgaaataaattttgaaaaatctctgAAACCTAGAATGAAATATCATACCACCTCCACCCCGTCGCCGCCAGAATCACCATTGTCATCATCATAGTTACTTCTTTGTTCAATGATTCAAAGAAGTTTAACTCTAATATTACccgaaatcaaaacctaaaattaGATTTCGATCTCGTTGAATCTTATTTAAAAAATTAATActaagacgaagaagaagatgaaaaagaagagGGATCCGTTGCTGATAATTGTGGATTAAATCCTGAATCAGCTGACGACGGTGAATTATCGTGGTGGTTGCAGATATGGTGGGGAGTCTGGAGAgcgagaagagaaagaaaaaacttGACCAGAAATGAAAACTATTGTAGGGAGGGAAAATATGGAAAGAACAAAAAACGTTAGTGGATCCAAGTAGGCTTAGGAATGGAGAGGAGTATATTTATTCTATGGTAAGGGTACTTGTGAACCCATCAAAACAAGgggtatttataaaaaaaattgataaaaaagGAGAAATAAATTATTGATGAATATTGTTTTGATCTTTAGCTAGAAGATCACAAAACTCAGCTGAGAAGTTATCAAGACAATTAAGTGAGGATGCTGATATTCTAACAAACTTGCCTACAACATCTTCCACTTGATTGTTATCTCTACTGGTAAAAGAAAACTTGCAAAAACTAAAACTTAAATGTTtgatttctatgagaatattccTATTTTCCCATTGTATTAATAGGGAGTTCTCATTTATTGACTGAATGACTAGCATTGCATCGGCTTCAATGTGAATTTTTCCAAGCTTTAATTCCTTTACCCAGAGTAGTGCTTCTCGTATTGCTAAACATTCTCCAGCCTCAGGACTTAAAATTCTATTTGCACATTTTCCTCTGATCCCTTGGCAGGCACCTGCAAAATTACGTAGAACCAAACCAGTACCAAGTTGGATAGTATCATTGTCAAATGAAGCATCTACGTTGAGTTTAAAAGTATATTGCTCAGGAGGTTTCCAACGGGAAATAGCAGGAGAGTGATTACTAATGGTATGCAAGTCAAAAGAATGCTGATGTGAGTTTAAATAAAAGTTAACCCTATGCAGTGAGTTGAGAGGGTTCAGAGAAACTCCCTGGAAGACAACATCGCATCTGTCTTTCCATAAAATCCAAGAAGTAATCATGAGGATGAAAAGTTTCTTCTCGTTAGAGACTGCATACTGATTAGAGAACCAACTTTCTGTCAATTCTGAAACACTCAGGAAGTTGTTTCTTTCTGCATCTATGTCAATCTCAAGCTTTCTCCAGACTGCTCTGGAATGCAGACATTCAAAAGTTAAGTGTTCAATTGTTTCAACATGATTCCCGCAGATTCCACAGAGAGTATCAACTTCAGGGTTGTGCTGAGCAATTCTAGATCTGGTAGCATGAATATCATGGATATTTTTTCAGATGAAAACCTTGATTCTGTGCATGATGTTGCAGGACCATAATTTCTTCCATGTGGAGTATTGAATTATCCTACCATtgatttgtatattattttcagTCTTGGTGAGCATCTTGTAAGCAATTTTGACTGAGAATTTTTCATCTCTTGCTGGCATCCAAATCATGGTATCTTCCTTAGTAATATCCATGAAGATTGTTTGTATTTTTAAAGAAGTATCATCATCAAAAAGTTTGTTTAGAATCTCAACATCCCAGGTATTTGAGTTAGGTAAAATAAGTTCTTCCACATCTTGATAGAATCTGTGTAGTTCATTGACTGGAATAGGAGGATGAGACAAGCCTAGAATCCATCAGTCAAgccaaatttttgtttttttaccaTTATTAACTTCCATGAAGTAATTATGTTGAACATAgatgagacctttagctataccATTCCATGTATAAGAGCAATTCTTTGCCTCAATTTTTTGATGAAGAATATCCCCATCCCTGAAGTATTTACTCTCCATAATTTTAGTTCACAATGTATCCTTCTCAGTTAGTAATCTCCAAGCAACTTTGGTGAGTAATGCTAAGTTAAGCATTTCTAAATCCCTGAAATCCATACCTCCCATGTCTTTAGGTTTACGGACTTTGTTCCACCCTATAGGATTAAAACCCCTATGTGACTTGTACCCCCAAAAGAACTTTCTTTGGATGGAAGTAAGTTTGCTGAGAAGTACATAAGGTAACTTGAAAGTGCCCATCTGATATATGGGAATGGAATTAAAAACATGTTTTACCATGATACCCCTCCCAGCTTGAGTTAAAGAAGTAGAAGACCAAGAAGTAAATCTATTTAGAAAAttttcttcaatatttttgaatGCCTCTTGCTTAGAATGACCAAGAATAAGTggtgaacccaaatatctttctTTAGAGGACATAGTTTTAAATCCAAGAATTCCAGTTAAAGTAGTAGCAACTTCCGGTGGAATGTTCTTGCTGAAATAAACTGAAGACTTCTCAAAATTAATGAGTTGTCCAGATAGAGAACTGAGTTCTTTCAACAACTCAAGAAGATGGTTGAttgaagaaatattagcttgagtaaatatcaagcaatcatctgcaaagagcaAATGATTAATGGCTGGAGATTTTGCAACTTTAATACCTTTAATGGTGTTGTTCTGTTGAGATTCAATGAATTTCCTAGAAAGAAATTTCATTTCTAAGATGAAGAGATAAGGATACAAGTGATCCCCTTGCCTTATTCCTCTTGTAGGATGAAATTCTTCACATGGGGAGCCATTGAACATAACGGATAAAGGAGTAGTGCTAATGCACTGATAAACCAGATCACAAAAGTCttcataaaaaccaaaatatCTCAGCAACTTCATTATAAAGTTCCACTCAAGCCTATCAAAGTCTTTAGACATGTCTAGTTTTAAAGAAAACCAACCTGTTTGATCATTTTTCCTCTTCATGGAGTGAATTATTTCTTATGCTATAACTGTGTTATCACTGATGAGTCTTCCAGATATACATGCAGCTTGGAAAGGTGAAATTATCCTCTCCATTAATGGTTTCATTCTATTAactaatatttttgaaataatcttgtaTGAAGTATTACATAGACCTATTGGTCTATAATCAACAACATATATTGGTTTTTTCTTCTTAGGAATCAAAGAGATGTATGTTTTGTTTATCTCTTTTAGAATAAATTTTGTTTCAAAGAATTTGATGACCATACTGCACACATCTGCTCCCACAATAGACCATTGACTTTTGCATAAACCTGCCtgaaaacccccaggacctagaGCACTCCAATTCTCCATTGATTTGAGAGTGTTGAAGATATCTTGAGCTGAAGGAATTCTTGTGAGTAAGATATTATCAGCTTCACAGATTAAAGTGGGAATGATAGTAAATGATCCTTCATCAAGAGTAGGGTGAGTAGAAGTACTTATAGCCTTGAAATGATCAGAAAGATGTGAAGCAATCTCATCTCTAGTACGCAGCCAGATATTGTTATGATCTTGAATAGAATCAATGTTGTGTCTAGATTTCTTTCTATTTGTCTTGATATGGAAGTACCTGCTGTTATTTTCCATGTCTTTTATAAAGTGGTCTCTTGATTTCTGTTGATAAAACTCACTTTTCATTTTATGGAATTTGTCCAGCTCCTTGTTGGTGTAGAAAATCTTATTGTGTAACTCATCTGATGGGGGTTGCACTTGAAGTTGATCCAGTTGTAGCTGAAGTTGATCCACTTTGATTGATATCACCAAAATGATTTCTGTTCCACTTAGATAATTCTTTTCAAGTGACTTGAAGTTTATTAACAAATTGAAATCCAGGAAAACCAGAGAATTCAGTGTGCCAAGCATGATCAATAACAGTAGAGCAAGTCTCATCATTTAACCAagtaaataaaaatttaaaaggtTTCCAACACTTAGGAGTAGAAGAATCAGAAACAAGCATTATAGGACTATGATCACTGCCTACTTGAGTTAAGTGCATGAGTTTAGAATTAGGAAAGTGGATACTCCAGTCTCCATTACCTAAAGCTAAATCAGTTCTATATATTTGGAACCAGTTCCAAGATTATTACTGGTCCAAGTATAattttttccaacaaaccctgTACCTTCAAGACCACAATTTCTTACTATGCTATTGACCATGCCATCAGAAGAGGATGAAGTATCATTGGCATTATCAAAAATATGGAAATTAAGATCTCCTAGAATGATCCAAGGTGAACCAACTCTTTTACTGATTTCATGAACATACtctcattgttgtttctttttggaGTAATTGGAATAGCCATACATACAGGTAAGCAAGAACTCTGGTTTACTATTATCAGCTTGGATGACAAGATTAAACATGTTATGGCTAGAATCAACAAGGTCACAAATGAAACCATTTTTCCAGAGAATGGCTAGACCACCAGAAAGCACAACAGGGTCAATGAAAGCATGATTTGGGTATTGATATTGACCAAGAAGAGTTTTACTTTTAAGTTTTGAAAGTTTAGTTTCACTCAAAAAAATGATATCAGGGTTTTGAGATCTAACTAAATCACTTAGATGATTCCTAGTTGTAGAGGATTTGAAACCTTGAACGTTCCGAGAAAGAATTTTCATGGTATTATACTCTAAAGGGAATAATAAGGAAAATGGAATGAAAGACAGAAAGCCTAAGATTGTAATGATATGCTCAATATGACAGCCGTAAATGCAGAAAGAGAAATGAATGCAAGCAAAGACTAACAAAACTTGAAAAGGAAGACAAGAATAATAATATGGATTAACTGATAATAAAAGATAAGGAGACCTAGATGAAAAAATACAGTGATGATAAgtaagaagaaaattatgaagacTAGAATTTACCTGACTCCCTTTAGATGCAGCATCGGCTTGTGTTTCTTATGTTGTGCACCTTTGAGATTTTTGGTTCTCCACAATGTTTCCAGTAAAGGCAGTGGATGAGGATGATACAATCTCAGTAGCTAAGGTGGTATTTTCATCAGAAGTTCCGATTCTTTTGCCTAGCCTACTAGCTTCatcattatcttcttcatctGTTTTGAGAAGAAAATCCATGTTGATAGGGATACCATCTTTGGGTGGGACAAAAACAATAGTCTTAGTGAATTTCTTTTGAGTACTTCTAGCCGCAGGGGTGATGAAGCTGATTTTGTTGAGAAAGTTTTCCTGATGTTGCTAGCTTTGCCAAAGAAATAAGGTTTATTGTGAGCTTTAGCGAGGAAAACAGCTGCATCCTTGCAAGCGACTCTGCAATGTTTGATGACATATCATTCGGTGAAAATGCCACTAGGTTGACGCTCATAATAAAAACGAATCTATTTAGACATTCCTGCATTAGTGATTGCCTTAAATCCTCTTCTCAATGGGTCAGTGAGATCAATATTGACACAGACTTTCACTGGGTCACTTCCAACAGGGATGGCATCTTTTGGCTCGATAGCTATCACTTCTCCCATGATTTCACCAAT
This DNA window, taken from Papaver somniferum cultivar HN1 chromosome 3, ASM357369v1, whole genome shotgun sequence, encodes the following:
- the LOC113359996 gene encoding uncharacterized protein LOC113359996, whose product is MSSKERYLGSPLILGHSKQEAFKNIEENFLNRFTSWSSTSLTQAGRGIMVKHVFNSIPIYQMGTFKLPYVLLSKLTSIQRKFFWGYKSHRGFNPIGWNKVRKPKDMGGMDFRDLEMLNLALLTKVAWRLLTEKDTLAVWRKLEIDIDAERNNFLSVSELTESWFSNQYAVSNEKKLFILMITSWILWKDRCDVVFQGVSLNPLNSLHRVNFYLNSHQHSFDLHTISNHSPAISRWKPPEQYTFKLNVDASFDNDTIQLGTGLVLRNFAGACQGIRGKCANRILSPEAGECLAIREALLWVKELKLGKIHIEADAMLVIQSINENSLLIQWENRNILIEIKHLSFSFCKFSFTSRDNNQVEDVVGKFVRISASSLNCLDNFSAEFCDLLAKDQNNIHQ